The following DNA comes from Cucumis sativus cultivar 9930 chromosome 7, Cucumber_9930_V3, whole genome shotgun sequence.
tgttacatatatatatttttttttagataaaatgacttcaaaaagttaataaatgaTAGACGAATAAAATGATAACTGCAATAGGTAGGTAATgtagttcataattaaaagtgTATTGTAACAAAGTATATAAATGTTGATTGACTCTAGATTTACATCTAAATTACGGtatatttacaaattctaCTATATTCTGCTATATTTACTGCTGTTATATTTTTAGGCAAGTTGCCAGAGGTTTAAATACACACCAACTTTGTTGATTGAActaaagaatgaagaaaaaaaatgtttgagatCTTTGTAAAGGGGTGAAACCTTGAAGGCAAAGcacattaaattttattatattataaaggtATCACTAAGGTGGTATGATTGAGTCTGAGGGTGCATCCACATTTGTTTCTTAAGGTTTCATTAATGTCTTGGTCCAATCTCTCTATCTGTCTCACTCACACCACACCCATAACTCTTCAATACAACATTACATAAcagaaactaaaatattaaataagtaATGTTGTAATGTGTTCGgttgtttttgaaatatgtatACATAAATCAAGCTTACATTgtaactttttatattattttcttttgtaattttaagtttaaagatATAACAAGTAAACAAACAACttgtttgtaaactaaaagtgtatatctatatatatatacacaatttaatcttcaaataattctcaaactcaaccaaactctattttatttgatcCATTGCATAACCATAAGTTAAAGTATCCTTTAAAAATAGACATTgaagcaaataaataaaaaggaaaatccaacaaaaacacaaaaatcttCCATTCATCCATTGATTCAGAATCCACAAAACACATAACAAATCCCCTAAAACAGAGCAATGGCAAACCCAAAAACACCCAAATCCCTtccatctttcttctcttaatttgAGTTCCATTCCAAAATTGGCCAAGAagttgagaaaaagaaaaaaaaatacaacgaACAAACAGACAACAGCCTCTGTTTTTCCCCTTTCCCCTCATTTTGTTTAAACAAAGCTATGCCCATCAAACGGTCAACGCCCttcaacttcattttcaaatatatctcttctcctttttccCCATTCTCATGGAAGCTCcacctaaaccaaaatatgtTATGCTTTCCGATGACCACCACCAAGCCAGCCTCCGCCCTCCCCCCTATCGCCGCAACGTCCCTCGTTACCATTCCAAAGCCAACGGCGGAGGTGGTGGCGGTGTTGGTTGTTGTCTAAAATGCATctgttgttgttattgttttatcttcttccttATCTTTGCTCTATTCGGCCTCGGctatttccttttctattaTTACAACCCCCAAGTCCCTTCTTACAAAGTATCTGATTTCAGTGTCCATGCCTTCAATGTCAAATCCGACTTCAGTTTATACACTGAATTCATCGTTATCGTTAAAGCCGATAACCCAAATGCAAACATTGGTTTCGTTTATGGGAAAGATAGCTCTGTTTCTGTTATGTACTCTAAATCGGAGCTCTGTTCCGGGCAGATTCCAAATTTCCGGCAGCCGTCGAAGAATGTAACGGATATAAGTATTTTGTTGAGTGGGAATAGTGAATTTGGAAGTGGGTTACAAGAAGCATTGATGCAGAACAGACATAGTGGGAAAATTCCGTTGCTTGTTAAGGTGAAAGTGCCGGTGACGGTGGTGATTGGGAGCTTGTCGTTGAAGAAGGTCAATGTGTTTGTTAATTGTTCATTGGTGGTTGATAAGTTGTCGCCGAATAAGAAAGTTGAGATTTTGTCGAGTAATTATACTTATGGTGCTTCTTTGTGAATCTAAAGCTTTACCCATAGTTTTGTTGCTCTTTCGTTTTTGTGCTATTTAATGggaattcctttttttttttaactcttcCTATGAGTATCAATCTTatatattgtgtttttttctttttctttttttacttgcTTGTGATACATTGGTGTGGAAATAGGTAACAGGAGAAACCTTTCTCTCCTAAAGACTGATTGACGTTGGAAAGAACAGTACATTGGCACAATCGATAGACAGATGCTATGTTTGTATAATCCATTCCAAACACACAACGCAGAaagttctaaaatatattcttttaagaaaagaaaagaagttggtTAAGTGACAATCTCGAGCAATACTAATTAAGTCGCACTCATTTTTGTAGTCCATCCAACCACGCAACACAAAAAGAATCAAGATATTTAGAAGAATGATTGTAAATGATGTAAGCAcaagtatttttctttaatataccAGAAAACTTTTGCAGGTTCATAtgaaatcttttttctttttgttggtttgAGTGCAGCATGTAGAAAGAGGGTtaaaaacagaacaaaaccACCCCATTTCTTATATCtttaattcaaaagaatttctatataattaatgtaGAAATGAAAGATGACAAAGATTGTAGGATTAGTTACTTTCTCAATCTATTCCAAGGCAGGTGAAACATAGGGcttaattatgtttagaatATTTAGTCGAAGTTTGTAACTTAGTTCATATTTCTGCTAATCTTCCAATTCAAATATATCTTGTTTGATGAAGgagttaaaaaagatataattcTTTCCAGCGTTCAATAAGCCATGAATTTCGGTTAAGTTCATCCCACGTTCCCTCTCTGTTCTCAAACATCCTAATTTTAGACCaattttttatgtaataaTCACTGACCACAAAccgttttttttctttcactttctcttaaattttcaaacccATTTCTCCAAAATAACTTCCCAATACAGTGTAATCATTCAGTAATAGTGGTTCTGCTATCATGAAATGATACTCAGAACCCCAAATGTTTGGTAATTTTAAACATGTTTAGCTTTCTATTTGGATGGAGAAAAGCTTCAAAATGGTGgggttttcaattttgatctTATCCTTTCAATtctaggttttttttttttttttttttttatatttgcaaaggttttttttttttgtttatgaaatgtGATACAGTAAGAAGCTGATCAAAACAGCTCTATGCCGGCTTAAGTTGCTCAGGAAGAAGAGATATTCAATTGTTAAGCTATTACGTGAAGATTTGTGTGAGCTTATTAACAATGGCTATCAACAAATTGCTTTCAAAAGGGTATGTTAAAATTCAACAGAATACTCTTTGATTCAGTTTACTAGaatttttggttcattttgtttctaatatCAGGTGGAGCAGCTTATTCAAGATGAAACATTGATGGAGGCTTatgatttgattgaaaatttctGTGAAATCATCTTGGTGAAGTTTTCCCATATCAGGAAACACAAGTatgtataatttattgttaCCATTTTATAGGAGTTTTGatttgtgaaaaagaaaaacatctaAGTCAGTGGTTTTTAGGACCTGCCCTGATGATATTACTGAAGCAATTTCAAGTCTCATATTTGCCTCGGCAAGATTTGGGGATTTCCCTGAACTTAAATGTGTTCGAAAGCTGTTCGAGGAGCGTTTCGGAAAGAGTTTCATTGTGGCTGCTGTTGAATTAAGTCCTGGAAATCTTGTGAACAAACAGGTTTGTAGTTGTTTGATTAGTTGTTCAAGGAATTTTTGGGTTATGgatatttaaactttcattggtttggttttgtgtAGATAAAAGAGAAGCTTGTAATGCAGCCTGTCCCAAATCATGAGAAACAAAGACTAATCAATGAAATAGCAAGAGATTGCTTTCATCCAGCAGTTTTGGCTCTTGAAAACTGTCCGGATTGGCATAAAAAACAGGTTCTTATTTTGCTGATATCGAAAGTCTGCCTTTTATTTCAAGTAATGAAATGACATTTGAAgttaatatgaatttttaaaccTTTATAGGTACTGCAAAATGGAGATCAAACTACTGTTAAGGGAAAAGTAGAATCAGAAGAGTTGGA
Coding sequences within:
- the LOC105436081 gene encoding NDR1/HIN1-like protein 6 produces the protein MEAPPKPKYVMLSDDHHQASLRPPPYRRNVPRYHSKANGGGGGGVGCCLKCICCCYCFIFFLIFALFGLGYFLFYYYNPQVPSYKVSDFSVHAFNVKSDFSLYTEFIVIVKADNPNANIGFVYGKDSSVSVMYSKSELCSGQIPNFRQPSKNVTDISILLSGNSEFGSGLQEALMQNRHSGKIPLLVKVKVPVTVVIGSLSLKKVNVFVNCSLVVDKLSPNKKVEILSSNYTYGASL